The DNA sequence CTCGAAACCATGATTTACCCCAGCGTAAGCGCGGTACAGCGCACGGCTGATCTTGCAGCACAAGGCCTGATGGAAATCCTGCCCACCCCCGAACCCTTAACTGTGCTGGCCTGGAGCCGCAACCGCATTACTGCAGTGCGTATCACGGAGTTTTCAATCAGCGAAGACCTTCACGACACCGAGCTGAACCCGATTCGCGCCACCATTTCATTGGGGCTGCGCGTAATGTCGGTAGATGACCTTGGCTACAACAGCCGCGGCGGCGGCATTTTCATGAGCTACTTCAGACGCAAGGAAGAACTTGCCGGGCTCGCTTCGAGCGGCGACCTGTCCAGCTTTGGCATCAGTCAGGGAGATCTGTCATGAGCAACCAGCTCCAGGGGCAACCGTATTTCATGCCCGACCTCAGTACACCACGCTTTCCTAAATCCAGCCGTTATTTTGGCATGCAGGCACGACTGCACACCCGTGCCGATGGCACACCGCAACCCTATCTTGAGCGACGATTTCCCCCGCACCCGGCAAGTATGGACACCTTCGGCTCCTATACCTGTGCCGCCCCGGACCGTCGCGACCTGGCTGCCGCCAATGCGCTGGGCATGGCCGGTTTATGGTGGCAAATGAGCGATGCCGCCGGTACCACAGACCCTGATCAGGTGGTGGATCAACCCGGTGTTGCAGTGCGTCTGGCAATTGACCCGCGGGGGCAAGGCTGATGGCCGGCACTCAGCTTTCAGTCAGGATGGGCTTTGTCACTACAAGCCCTGTACCCGCCGTGGTGATCAATGCCATTCGCAGTGTGAAGGTGACCCAGAAAGCCGGTCAGCGCTCGGGCTTTCAGGTATCTATGGCCATGGAGAAAGGTGGTGAGATCGAGCAGGAGTTGTTGCCGGGAGGCTACTTCGCACCCGGCAAACGCATGATTTTTTCGGTGGTGACCAACGGCCTGCGGGAAGTGTTGATGGACGGACACATTGCCCGCTATGACGTTGGCCAGAGTAATCAGCCCGGCCAGATTACTCTGGCCCTGACCGGTACCGATGCCACTCAACTGATGGATCAGATCGATCTGTCCGGCGTACCTATGCCGGGCATGCCACCCTTCGCTCAGGTGAATTTCATCCTCGCGCGCTATGTGGCTCTGGGCATCATTCCAGTGGTCGTCCCTACGCCTATGGTTTCCGTACAAAATCCGATGGCTCGCTGGCCCAGCCAGCAAGGCACCGATTATCAGTACATCCAGCGCCTGGCAGGCCAGGTGGGTTACCTGTTTTCGCTGGAACCGGGCGCAACCGAAGGTCAGCAATTCGCCTATTTCGGGCCCGATATTGGCACGCTGGTGGCGTTGGGTACCAATGCTGCGGGAGACACCCTCCCGCCCTTGACGGTGAATATGGGCGAAGCCAGCAATATCGACGCCCTGTCGATCAACTTCAACGGTCTGTCCAAACCCTTTGTGTATGGCTTTTATCTCGAAAGTTCCGCACCCGGGCCGGCGGTTCCTGTCCCTATGCCGGACTTTCTGACTAACCCTCCGCTGGGCCCGGGGTTTGTTCCCTACGCCAAAAACCTGGCGATGAACAAGCCATCGAGCGATTCCAGCGAAAGTAAGGACGAAGAAGAGGACGGCATGACCAGTACTGATCTTGCCACGCTGATCATGAAAGGAGTCGGCCGCGCAGCCAAAGGGGCAAATGTTATCAACGCCAGCGGCAGCCTTGATGTCGCGCGTTATGGGCAGCTGCTCAGGCCACGCAAAATCGTCAATGTGCGCGGCGCTGGCCCGCATTCCAATGGCATGTATCTGGTCGAATCAGTCTCGACCACAATTGAACCGGGGGCGATCAGGCAGAGTTTCAACCTGTCAAAAAATGCCCACGGTTCCTTTACTCAGAAGGTCGCGATATGACAACACGACGTTATTACGGCAAATACCGCGGCACGGTGGTAGCCAATGAGGACCCGATGCGTGAAGGGCGCCTGATGGTGCAGGTACCAGATATTGGCGGACTGATTCCTGTCAGCTGGGCCACCCCCTGTTTCGCGGCCACCGGCATCCAGATGGGTACCTATTTACTGCCGCAGGTTGGCGCCGGGGTCTGGGTTGAATTCGAGCAGGGCGACCCGGACAAGCCGATCTGGTCCGGCTGCTGGTACCACAATGGCGGCGAAGTACCCGCTCTCGCACAGGTGCCACCGCCACCAGGCGGCTCCAATTTCGTCATTCAGACTTCGGGCCAGAACACCCTGATGCTGAGTGATGTGCCCGGCCCGACCGGCGGCATCCTGCTGAAATCTTCCACCGGTGCGATGATTTCGATCAACGACGTCGGCATCACCATATCCAACGGCCAGGGAGCCACTGTGATGCTGAACGGGCCCTCTGTGACCATTAACCAGGGCGCTCTGGTGGTCACTTGACCGAATTGAACGTTAAGGAGAAACGCCATGCCAGGACCTGTATTGACGATCGCCTCAGCACTGACCTGCCCTCACGGTGGCACTGTCACCATTGCGCCTGGCAACAGCAGGGTAATGATCCTTGGGCAACCAGCAGGGACCGTGGCTGATATGTATACGATTGCCGGCTGCCCGTTTCAGATACCTATAGGTACCGGTACCAAGCCACAGCCATGCATCCGTATTCAATATACGGTGCCAGCTACCCGTGTGACTTCTCTGGGGCAACCTCTGGTACTGGCCACCAGCACCGGCATCTGCCTTTCCCCCGAGCAGATTCCCCAGGGAGCGCCCATGCCGGTCACTGTTCAATCGCGGGTGGTAGCCATATGAAACACATTGATTTTCCCTTTCGTGCCAACTCGCTGGGCCACACCGCTGAGGCCAGTGATGGCGAATACATCCGCAACCTGATCGAGCAGGTGCTGTTTACCCACCCTGGCGAACGCGTGATGCGCCCTGATTTTGGCGGTGGTGTACGCACACTGGTGTTTGAGCCCAACGGCGAGCAGCTGGCCAGCGCCACCGAGATCAATATTCACGCATCACTTAATCAGGCATTGGGAGAGTTGCTGGATGTTACCGGCGTGCAGGTGCAGGCCAGTGAAGCGACCCTGCGCATTACAGTGCGCTATGGCATCCGGGGCCAACCACAGGCACAGCTTGCAAGCTTTGAGAGGAAACAGTCATGAGCGCACTGTACGCCTGCGATGACGACGATCGCCGTCGCGCGGTCCGGGTTCAGGCCACAATCAATGGCATCGACTTTCTGGAAGTCGAGCCTGGCCAGACAGCATTGAATGTTACCTTTATTCACCCGCTGCCCGGCGAGGTCGGAGCCATACCTGATTTGCCTGAGCTGGATGTGAGCCAGATCGCTATCAGGGGCGGAACCCGGATAAGCCCGATTACCGTATTGGCGGTAAGCAGACCGCAGCCAAATGTTCTGCGTGTAGCCGTCGATCAACCCGGAGATTTCTCGCCTTACACGCTGCGCCTGCAGGCCGGGCCAGACACTCTTGATCCGCCACCGGGTTTTGACCCCACACTCTGTACCATCGAATTTTCGTTCAAGGCAACCTGCCCCACCGACCTGCCCTGCGCTGAGCCAGCCTCCTGCCTCGCCGCACAGCCTCCGGGCCCGGTCATAGATTATCTGGCCAAAGACTACGACAGCTTTCGCAGTGTGATGCTGGCGCGGCTGCGGCAACTGATGCCTGGCTGGCAAGACAGCAGCCCGGCGGCCCCCTACATCGCACTGGTAGAGGCCCTTGCTTTCACCGCAGACCGCTATAGCTATATGCAGGATGCCGCCGGCGCCGAGGCATACATTGGCACCGCGCGCCAGCGTATCTCGGTAGCGCGTCATACCCGTCTTATCGGTTATGCACTGGCCAATGGCAACAATGCCCGCAGCTTCATTCATTTTAATGTGTCGGCCGCCGCAAACGGGCAGACATTACTGTCAGGCACACCTGTTCTCAGTAAAACACCTGGCCTGGGGGCAGACATCAGCATGGAGCAGTATCAGGATGCACTGGCAAAAGGCGCTTTGTCGTTTGCCACCATGGCTGATGTTCAGCTGAACGCTGCCCACAATCATATCGCCTTCTACAACTGGAGCCGGCGAGATTGCTGTCTGAAGGCCGGAGCCACTCGTGCGACGCTGGTCAATTCACCCTTACTCAGCCTGGCAGTGGGCGATTATCTGCTTTTACTTCAGACGCTGGGCGTTACCACCGGCGTCGCCGCTGATGCAGACCCCGGTCTGGCACACGTTGTACGCCTCACTGAGGTCGTCAGTGACAGCGACCCTCTGGATGGCAGCGCTGTACTCAATATTGCCTGGTCAGGTGCTGACGCCTTGCCGTTCGACCTGCCATTGTCCGCAGCTGTGGGCGCTGATGGTGCTGAAATCCCTGTGGCCGAGGCCCGTGGTAATATTACCCTGGCCGATCACGGCGCCTGGATGCCAGTGGCCCTGTCACCCGATACTGTGCCAACAGAGGAACCGTTCCGGCCCTGTTTATTAACACCAGGCATCACCTATGCACGCCCGCTCAACACGCAGACGACAACCGCCAGCGCTGCGCTCAGGAACGATTCAGCACCCGCCGCACCGGCAGTTCAGCTAAAGGATGCTACCGGGACCTGGACCTTTCATCCAGATTTGTTGTCTTCAGATCGCTTCGCTAACGATGTAGTCGCGGAGCTGGACGACGCAGGCTATTGCTGGTTGCGCTTTGGCGATGACAGCAACGGCCGAGCACCTACCCCGATCAATAAGTTCACCGCCATGGCCCGCGTTGGCAACGGCACGCGTGGCAACGTCGGCCGGAATACACTGAGGCATGCAGTAACTGTGGCCACAGGTGGAGCCATAACAGGCATTCTGAACGTATCCAACCCCTTACCTGGCAGTGGAGGTAAGGACGCAGAGACACTGGCCCACGCGCGCTTGTTTGCACCTGCTTCAGTGCACCGTCAGGAACGTGCGGTAACCGCAAGCGACTGGTCTGAATGGGCGTTGCGCTACCCAGGAGTACAACGTGCAGCCGCAGAACTGCGTTGGACAGGTTCCTGGTATACCGTATTTGTCACAGTCGATCGCATAGGCGGAGGCAGCATCAATGCCGACGAACCATTCCGCCAGGGCTTGCTGCAACACCTGAACAGGGGGCGCCTGGCCGGTTATGATCTGGAACTGCGCGACCCATTGTACGCGCCGGTACGCCTCAGGCTGAGAATCTGTCTGGCACGTAATTTCTCCAGTGCCGACGTAAGGGCCGGCCTGCTCGATTGTTTTACTTCAGGCCTGCAGCGCAATGGCCGCAAAGGGTTCTTCCATCCTGATCAGTTCAGCTTCGGCGATCCGCTTTACGCCAGCCGCATTTATGCTGCTGCGATGGCCGTCGACGGCGTCGGCTCGGTTGAGATTCTCACCTTTCAGCGCTGGGATCGCGCTGCCAACCACGAAATCAGAGATGGCGTGTTAACCCCGGATGCACGTGAAATTGTGCAACTGGAAAACGACCCGAACTTTCCCGAGCGAGGCACTCTGGACTTGTTAATGGAGGGGGCACTATGAGCCGGCAGAATCAGGATTGCGGCTGCGGTACTGTAGTCGGGGCCACGCCACAAAAAATCGAACCGGCGCCATTCCAGAACTCGATCGACTACCGGATCGGTCATCATGGCAGCTTCATGGCCTCGCAGCTGACGGGTTTTTCCGCCAGTACTGAGCTTGCACTTTTCACCAGCCGGGACAGTTCTGATCCGGCGATCGCCCTGCTCGATAGCTGGTCCACCGTCCTCGATATACTGACCTTTTACAACGAACGCATTATCAATGAAGGCTTTCTGTATACCGCTACGGAACGCCGTTCTCTATTGGAGCTGGGCACTCTGATCGACTACCAGCTTGCACCGGGGGTATCGGCTGAAACCTATCTTGCGTTCTCTACCGACGAGATTCCCAACAGCCCGGTCGAGGTGATGGTTCCTGCAGGCGCCAAGGTCCAGAGTGTGCCATTCAGCATCGACGAGTTGCCTCAGACCTTCGAGACCAGTGCCGACCTGCTGGCGCGGACTGCACTCAATGATATAAGGCTGGAACTGGCGCTGTATACAGCACCTGCACCCGGCGACACCGCCGTTTATCTTGATGTAGCAAGCGCAC is a window from the Marinobacter sp. ANT_B65 genome containing:
- a CDS encoding phage baseplate assembly protein V; protein product: MTTRRYYGKYRGTVVANEDPMREGRLMVQVPDIGGLIPVSWATPCFAATGIQMGTYLLPQVGAGVWVEFEQGDPDKPIWSGCWYHNGGEVPALAQVPPPPGGSNFVIQTSGQNTLMLSDVPGPTGGILLKSSTGAMISINDVGITISNGQGATVMLNGPSVTINQGALVVT
- a CDS encoding putative baseplate assembly protein produces the protein MSALYACDDDDRRRAVRVQATINGIDFLEVEPGQTALNVTFIHPLPGEVGAIPDLPELDVSQIAIRGGTRISPITVLAVSRPQPNVLRVAVDQPGDFSPYTLRLQAGPDTLDPPPGFDPTLCTIEFSFKATCPTDLPCAEPASCLAAQPPGPVIDYLAKDYDSFRSVMLARLRQLMPGWQDSSPAAPYIALVEALAFTADRYSYMQDAAGAEAYIGTARQRISVARHTRLIGYALANGNNARSFIHFNVSAAANGQTLLSGTPVLSKTPGLGADISMEQYQDALAKGALSFATMADVQLNAAHNHIAFYNWSRRDCCLKAGATRATLVNSPLLSLAVGDYLLLLQTLGVTTGVAADADPGLAHVVRLTEVVSDSDPLDGSAVLNIAWSGADALPFDLPLSAAVGADGAEIPVAEARGNITLADHGAWMPVALSPDTVPTEEPFRPCLLTPGITYARPLNTQTTTASAALRNDSAPAAPAVQLKDATGTWTFHPDLLSSDRFANDVVAELDDAGYCWLRFGDDSNGRAPTPINKFTAMARVGNGTRGNVGRNTLRHAVTVATGGAITGILNVSNPLPGSGGKDAETLAHARLFAPASVHRQERAVTASDWSEWALRYPGVQRAAAELRWTGSWYTVFVTVDRIGGGSINADEPFRQGLLQHLNRGRLAGYDLELRDPLYAPVRLRLRICLARNFSSADVRAGLLDCFTSGLQRNGRKGFFHPDQFSFGDPLYASRIYAAAMAVDGVGSVEILTFQRWDRAANHEIRDGVLTPDAREIVQLENDPNFPERGTLDLLMEGAL
- a CDS encoding GPW/gp25 family protein, translating into MKHIDFPFRANSLGHTAEASDGEYIRNLIEQVLFTHPGERVMRPDFGGGVRTLVFEPNGEQLASATEINIHASLNQALGELLDVTGVQVQASEATLRITVRYGIRGQPQAQLASFERKQS